The Trichoplusia ni isolate ovarian cell line Hi5 chromosome 10, tn1, whole genome shotgun sequence genome window below encodes:
- the LOC113498087 gene encoding activating transcription factor 7-interacting protein 1, with product MQLILESEPTLSVDTDMSTIEDIQTEKVGKGDINDLNTNTCNGNKENIGDVNVIVNDDLNKQAIEEVEVLNSDDSINRKSLKETQIEESQNGATSETNDVNEIQDEGNNELQGTEEEVNEDIKENHAASSQDNGVGDITEDEEDIIHIKAENFEEITIVHEETEKLVLQNGSTNEKEDVSLSKDDIELIEEDVETQVKTETNPNDDVELVEERETGNSTETSLKTESPKVPKNDDVELIDEPETHITDLTETPISVTTEENTNKAQLERDDVDSNKEIVDNRKVEDEIDNKEPQIVQDSSSIELKEEMDVEEIVDKTPDSKEKPEVNDAAPINSKNVDKPVCRLSNTLDILSDDEEELPSKESEAPKAEESSDKQCINIEDDDDIMLIDEDTCKTETPKPVDTSNNVEDTKSDGQTDLETSENTFETEDKKHLPSPITQKELTPPPEVKPPSFDIDMKQEENEMEKPPLPGIPLLPENFVKTAKKNLSDMTRDDLEEFCILKIVESIVDRSSLSEIKVKLKSLSQALEEQKKKALAIAKQNRDLQVVLKSVQEEQKKNMPETCITPLKITRSVGLQVIMEKSGARRKPPGPTTQPQATNNAPANRQNIKNSPSQSPRQNRPGAQAIPVPRLVPASNTAKTPSAMPQLAAVTPNKTATAMPNGVKNPSPSQKAAEKRQLSKSSSVTVDLTDDEPPAKMSNRNSPAPPVRLVPSQNLMAPRQQVAAASNSSTPKKVYIPISCPINQSIRPGQTVVLKPVPTPGLRPRGIMSQSTRGSAGAVRLQSVNKLQNPRHPAPLPDAMKQYQPPNWKALPPAPDLKLSKVENGIVISWKIEGYQEDSYEEIASYQLYAYQETSCPPNTSLWKKIGDVKALPLPMACTLTQFMAGFKYYFAVRAVDIRSRLGPFSLPGSILLLNKL from the exons ATGCAATTAATTCTTGAATCCGAGCCAACATTATCTGTAGATACGGACATGTCCACGATTGAGGATATTCAGACTGAGAAGGTTGGGAAAGGCGATATTAATGATCTCAATACAAATACTTGCAATGGAAATAAAGAGAATATCGGAGATGTGAATGTCATTGTGaatgatgatttaaataaacaagctATTGAAGAAGTAGAAGTCTTAAATTCAGACGATAGTATCAATCGTAAATCACTTAAAGAAACACAAATAGAAGAATCTCAAAATGGAGCTACGTCAGAAACAAATGATGTTAATGAAATTCAAGACGAAGGAAACAATGAACTTCAAGGAACAGAAGAAGAAGTCAATGAagatattaaagaaaatcatGCTGCAAGTAGCCAAGATAATGGTGTTGGTGACATCACCGAAGATGAAGAGGATATAATTCATATAAAAGCTGAGAATTTCGAAGAAATAACTATTGTTCACGAAGAAACTGAAAAACTGGTTTTACAGAATGGTTCTACAAATGAAAAAGAAGACGTTTCACTTTCTAAAGACGACATTGAATTAATAGAGGAAGATGTTGAAACACAGGTCAAAACAGAAACAAATCCCAATGATGATGTTGAATTAGTAGAGGAACGAGAAACTGGCAACAGCACGGAAACTTCTTTAAAAACGGAAAGTCCTAAAGTTCCTAAGAACGATGATGTTGAATTAATAGATGAACCCGAAACTCACATTACAGATTTAACAGAAACTCCGATTAGTGTAACAACAGAAGAAAATACTAACAAAGCTCAACTTGAACGAGATGATGTTGATAGTAATAAAGAAATAGTTGATAATAGAAAAGTTGAAGATGAAATTGATAATAAAGAGCCACAGATCGTTCAAGATTCATCGTCTATTGAGTTAAAAGAAGAGATGGATGTAGAAGAAATTGTCGACAAAACACCTGACAGTAAAGAAAAACCAGAAGTGAATGATGCTGCTcctataaatagtaaaaatgtagATAAACCAGTTTGTAGGCTTAGTAACACATTAGATATATTATCGGATGATGAGGAAGAACTTCCTAGTAAGGAGTCTGAGGCGCCGAAAGCAGAAGAATCTAGCGATAAACAATGCATCAACATagaagatgatgatgacattATGCTCATTGATGAGGACACTTGTAAGACTGAGACCCCTAAACCTGTAGATACTAGTAATAATGTAGAAGACACCAAGTCAGACGGCCAAACAGATTTAGAAACCAGTGAAAACACTTTTGAGACGGAAGACAAAAAACATTTGCCCTCACCAATAACTCAAAAAG AACTCACGCCGCCTCCAGAGGTGAAACCGCCTAGTTTCGACATTGACATGAAAcaagaagaaaatgaaatggAAAAACCACCTTTACCAGGAATACCGCTTCTTCCAGAAAATTTTGTCAAAACAGCGAAAAAGAATTTATCAGACATGACAAGAGATGACTTGGAAGAGTTCTGTATATTGAAAATAGTGGAAAGCATTGTGGACCGAAGCAGTTTGAGtgaaattaaagtaaaacttaaatCATTGAGTCAAGCGCTTGAGGAGCAGAAGAAAAAGGCATTGGCTATTGCCAAACAGAATCGAGACCTCcaagttgttttaaaatctgttcaaGAAGAGCAAAAGAAGAATATGCCTGAAACATGTATAACTCCACTTAAGATAACCAGATCTGTTGGCCTTCAAGTCATCATGGAAAAATCTGGTGCAAGAAGGAAACCCCCTGGACCGACTACTCAACCGCAAGCCACTAACAATGCACCTGCTAAccgacaaaatattaaaaactcaccGTCTCAAAGCCCACGGCAAAACAGACCAGGAGCTCAGGCTATACCAGTCCCTAGATTAGTGCCTGCCAGTAATACTGCAAAAACACCCAGTGCAATGCCTCAGCTTGCTGCAGTTACTCCAAACAAAACAGCCACAGCGATGCCTAATGGAGTTAAAAACCCTTCACCTTCACAAAAAGCCGCAGAAAAAAGACAACTTAGTAAATCTTCCTCTGTGACCGTAGACCTAACTGATGATGAACCGCCAGCTAAAATGAGTAATAGAAATTCTCCAGCACCGCCAGTTAGATTAGTTCCTTCTCAAAACCTCATGGCACCTAGACAACAAGTTGCAGCGGCGAGTAATAGTTCTACTCCTAAAAAAGTGTACATCCCTATTAGTTGTCCCATAAATCAAAGCATAAGGCCTGGTCAGACTGTCGTTTTAAAACCCGTTCCTACTCCAG gtctAAGGCCTCGAGGAATAATGTCACAATCAACGAGAGGATCCGCAGGTGCAGTTAGATTACAGTCAGTTAATAAGTTGCAAAATCCTAGACATCCAGCGCCTTTACCAGACGCAATGAAGCAATATCAGCCGCCGAATTGGAAGGCGTTACCTCCAGCGCCAGACCTCAAACTTTCGAAGGTTGAAAATGGCATAGTAATATCCTGGAAAATAGAGGGTTATCAGGAAGACAGCTACGAAGAAATAGCCAGTTATCAGTTATATGCCTACCAGGAGACTTCATGTCCACCCAATACGTCGTTATGGAAGAAGATAGGAGATGTGAAAGCTCTGCCTCTGCCGATGGCATGCACTCTAACACAGTTCATGGCTGGCTTCAAGTACTATTTTGCTGTAAGAGCAGTAGACATCAGATCTCGCCTTGGCCCATTCAGTTTACCTGGTAGCATACTCCTTCTAAACAAATTGTAA